One genomic region from Maledivibacter sp. encodes:
- a CDS encoding TetR/AcrR family transcriptional regulator translates to MGYDYGATHEKILQSAKKFFLKKGYQGTNLREICRGADVTNGAFYRHFDSKEDLFKALVAPCVDGLMEMYDASNEACHKDITKDSILECIEIDNDSIITLINYIYDNFESFKLLLLCSGGTSYSNIVEDLVDLEVRRTLGFFHELKELGVELEIPGERSIHILSHYYLESIFQCVLHNYRLEDTLEEVTTLVDFFNAGWRKILGVQ, encoded by the coding sequence ATGGGATATGATTATGGAGCTACCCACGAAAAAATATTGCAAAGTGCTAAAAAGTTTTTTTTGAAAAAGGGATATCAAGGGACTAATCTTAGGGAAATATGTAGAGGTGCGGACGTGACAAACGGGGCCTTCTATAGGCATTTTGATAGTAAGGAGGATTTGTTCAAAGCTTTAGTAGCACCCTGTGTGGATGGATTAATGGAAATGTATGATGCTTCCAATGAGGCTTGTCACAAGGATATTACAAAGGACAGCATATTGGAGTGTATTGAGATAGATAATGACTCAATAATTACCCTTATTAATTATATTTATGATAACTTTGAGAGCTTTAAGCTGCTGCTATTATGTTCTGGAGGAACATCATATAGTAATATTGTAGAGGACTTAGTGGACTTAGAGGTTAGACGAACCCTTGGGTTTTTCCATGAACTCAAAGAACTTGGAGTTGAATTGGAGATCCCAGGGGAGCGTTCGATTCATATACTTTCCCACTATTATTTAGAATCCATATTTCAATGTGTTTTACATAACTATAGACTTGAAGATACATTAGAAGAGGTGACAACCTTGGTTGATTTCTTTAATGCAGGATGGCGTAAAATACTAGGTGTTCAATGA
- the fucO gene encoding lactaldehyde reductase, producing MSGAKAYYFPSIVLMGEGAIQLIIPEIEKMGVKKALVVTDKVLLDLGIATKVLEVLDGNNIDYAVFSDTKQNPTVQNVNDGYKALKEENCDFIISIGGGSPQDTGKAIAILGTNPGDIRNYEGVNKTNNKALPIIAINTTAGTASEATINYVITDEERKVKMVLVDSNSIASVAVNDPALMTKMPKSLTAATGMDALTHAIEGYISAGATSFTDMYNLEAIKVISGSLRDAVENGENMDARADMAYGQFVTGMGFSNGGLGIVHSMAHQLGGFYDLPHGVCNAVLLPYVVKYNSTATNDKLRDVAVAMGENIEGLSTEEANEVAIEAIKKLSKDVGIPSGLKELDVKKEDFAVLADFALADACTGGNPRVPSKEDIIKLYEEAY from the coding sequence ATGTCTGGAGCAAAAGCGTATTATTTTCCAAGTATAGTTTTAATGGGAGAAGGTGCAATACAATTAATAATACCGGAAATTGAAAAAATGGGAGTCAAAAAGGCATTAGTAGTTACTGATAAGGTATTATTAGACCTAGGGATTGCTACTAAGGTGCTAGAGGTTTTAGATGGTAATAATATAGATTATGCAGTCTTTTCCGATACAAAGCAAAATCCAACGGTTCAAAATGTAAATGACGGATATAAAGCTTTAAAGGAAGAAAACTGTGATTTTATAATAAGTATTGGTGGAGGTTCACCACAGGATACTGGAAAGGCTATAGCGATTTTAGGAACAAACCCTGGAGATATAAGAAACTATGAAGGTGTAAATAAAACTAATAATAAGGCACTACCTATAATAGCAATCAATACCACAGCTGGAACCGCAAGCGAAGCAACAATAAATTATGTAATAACCGATGAAGAAAGAAAGGTGAAAATGGTTTTAGTTGATTCTAATTCCATAGCATCAGTGGCCGTAAATGATCCTGCTTTAATGACAAAAATGCCTAAATCACTTACTGCGGCAACTGGTATGGATGCATTAACCCATGCTATAGAAGGTTATATATCCGCCGGTGCAACTTCCTTTACAGATATGTATAATCTTGAAGCTATCAAGGTTATATCAGGTAGTCTTAGAGACGCCGTTGAGAATGGTGAAAATATGGATGCTAGGGCAGATATGGCCTATGGTCAATTTGTGACAGGAATGGGATTTAGTAATGGAGGCCTTGGAATCGTTCATTCTATGGCACATCAACTCGGTGGATTTTATGATTTGCCCCATGGAGTTTGTAACGCAGTATTGTTACCATATGTTGTTAAATATAATTCAACTGCAACTAATGATAAGCTTAGGGATGTTGCAGTAGCCATGGGTGAAAATATAGAAGGATTAAGCACTGAAGAAGCTAATGAAGTTGCTATAGAAGCAATTAAAAAGCTGTCAAAGGATGTTGGAATCCCATCAGGTTTGAAGGAACTTGATGTTAAGAAAGAAGATTTTGCAGTTCTTGCAGATTTTGCATTAGCTGATGCATGTACGGGTGGAAACCCTAGAGTACCTAGTAAAGAGGATATTATAAAACTATATGAAGAAGCATACTAG
- a CDS encoding ROK family protein encodes MELTKKQQKLRFKILDKIYAKGPISRIDISNELEITPATVSKITGKMIGEDLIHEIGEVMSTQNKSGRKKILLGISSNHSFYIGTELSQKYISFCLTDNTGRIFNEKTIQLNTYDLPNTLTEEFYINELNKFIMSCYEYNPVGIGVALPGHFDEGNKKIITNNPFWKNFNIKVLSDKINLPIYFENNVKCMALAERLFTFTGIDDNFIFFHVSRGMFCSYMYNGELYAKDNFLVGEIGHIVVHPDGELCECGKRGCLQTYGSETWIIKKSQMLFDNSELTYLRQLVTDKNKITIETVLTAYGLGDEGVINILHSAIKYFSITLNNLSMMIAANKIVVHGELFKETLLRKLLRELLNQNISLLLIHNKQDIMIKDYHSHNGALGASALCVSKMLIKLELQ; translated from the coding sequence ATGGAGCTTACAAAAAAACAGCAGAAACTAAGATTTAAAATTTTAGATAAAATATATGCTAAAGGACCCATATCTCGAATTGATATTTCAAATGAACTTGAAATCACCCCTGCAACTGTTAGCAAAATTACTGGTAAAATGATTGGCGAAGATCTTATTCACGAAATCGGTGAAGTTATGTCTACTCAAAATAAATCTGGAAGAAAAAAAATACTATTAGGTATATCTTCTAATCATAGCTTTTATATAGGAACCGAATTGTCTCAAAAGTACATATCATTTTGTCTAACCGATAATACCGGTAGAATTTTCAACGAGAAAACTATTCAATTAAATACTTATGATTTACCTAACACTTTAACTGAGGAATTTTATATTAATGAATTAAACAAGTTTATCATGTCTTGCTATGAATATAATCCTGTAGGGATTGGCGTTGCCCTTCCTGGTCATTTTGATGAAGGGAACAAAAAAATTATTACTAATAACCCCTTTTGGAAGAATTTCAATATCAAAGTTTTATCAGATAAAATTAACCTTCCAATTTATTTTGAAAACAATGTTAAATGCATGGCATTAGCAGAAAGATTATTTACTTTTACTGGAATTGATGATAATTTTATATTTTTTCATGTAAGTAGAGGAATGTTTTGCTCATATATGTATAATGGTGAACTCTATGCCAAGGATAATTTTCTTGTTGGTGAAATAGGGCATATAGTCGTACATCCAGATGGTGAGCTATGTGAATGTGGGAAAAGAGGTTGCCTTCAAACCTATGGAAGTGAGACATGGATTATCAAAAAATCTCAGATGCTTTTTGACAACTCAGAGCTTACCTATTTAAGACAATTAGTTACAGATAAAAATAAAATAACCATAGAAACTGTATTAACAGCCTATGGTCTAGGAGATGAGGGCGTAATAAATATACTTCACTCTGCCATTAAATATTTTTCAATTACACTTAATAATTTATCCATGATGATTGCTGCAAATAAAATTGTAGTCCATGGTGAATTATTCAAGGAAACTTTGTTAAGAAAATTATTAAGGGAATTATTAAATCAAAATATCAGTCTACTATTAATACACAACAAACAGGATATCATGATTAAAGATTATCATAGTCATAATGGTGCTTTAGGTGCTAGCGCTCTTTGTGTATCAAAAATGTTAATTAAGCTAGAATTACAGTAA
- a CDS encoding sigma 54-interacting transcriptional regulator, with the protein MKYFGYDNQFNILEIVEKYHRRSGELGVDRQAKFLGQKYTGTEMNSILEDNKVLLNEAKPYLEKLYNYVEKTGFILELIDRNGIILSIIGDKDIINFSNQIGMKVGTDMGLASTGTNAISLALEENCAIQLRGEYHYLTMFKSFTCSGAPIHDKYGNILGCINLNGWKEKVNKHTLGLVVAAADSIEHELKNKRIQKELIKSYQYAETIMNSINTGIIALDEMGKILLINDRACSMLDIDEKNSLNQYLSSFFTKDRDILSYINQHKFNNWEAVVKGNHKRVLIDSHHIIGEDQRITGSVLLLRDIKSVMKLVDKYTLTTAKYNFNQIIGESETIIRIKEYCKSIANSPSTVLIQGESGTGKELFAQAIHNYSDRRNKPFIAINCGAIPKDLIESELFGYVEGAFTGARKGGYLGKFALADKGTLFLDEIGEMPLHMQVNLLRALQEHQIMRLGDNKPIPIDVRIIAATNKNLKAEVKKGYFREDLFYRINVIPVDLPPLRERDIDLELLINHFLRSKSQLLGKNIPPLPFNIIHRLHNYHWPGNVRELENVIENIVNFNGKLNFNLIEENENHEIKRMGSSNELNTSGEVYRLPECPLKQLEKMAIEQTLRTNNYNYTKTAKFLGINRTTLYNKIKGHQINIQSIKSEGNNI; encoded by the coding sequence ATGAAATATTTTGGATATGATAATCAATTTAATATTCTAGAAATTGTGGAGAAATATCATCGTAGATCTGGGGAACTGGGTGTTGACAGACAAGCTAAATTTCTTGGTCAGAAATATACGGGCACCGAGATGAACAGTATACTTGAGGATAATAAAGTTCTATTAAATGAAGCAAAACCATATCTGGAAAAATTGTATAATTATGTTGAGAAAACCGGATTTATTTTAGAGTTGATTGATAGGAATGGGATTATTCTTAGTATTATTGGAGACAAAGACATAATCAATTTTTCTAATCAAATAGGGATGAAGGTAGGAACGGATATGGGCCTTGCAAGCACAGGAACTAATGCCATCTCCCTAGCCTTAGAAGAAAATTGTGCCATACAGCTTAGGGGAGAATATCACTATTTAACAATGTTCAAAAGCTTTACCTGTTCTGGAGCCCCCATACATGATAAATATGGTAATATACTTGGTTGTATCAACTTAAACGGATGGAAGGAAAAGGTTAATAAGCATACATTAGGATTGGTTGTTGCAGCCGCTGATTCCATAGAACATGAACTCAAAAATAAAAGAATCCAAAAAGAGCTTATTAAATCCTACCAGTACGCGGAGACAATAATGAATTCCATTAATACAGGTATTATTGCACTGGATGAGATGGGAAAAATTCTTTTAATAAATGATAGGGCATGTAGTATGCTTGATATAGATGAAAAAAACAGCCTTAATCAATATCTATCAAGCTTTTTTACTAAAGATAGAGATATATTGAGTTACATAAATCAACATAAATTTAATAATTGGGAAGCAGTTGTAAAAGGCAACCATAAAAGGGTACTCATAGACAGCCATCATATAATCGGGGAAGATCAAAGAATAACGGGTTCCGTATTACTTTTAAGGGATATTAAAAGTGTCATGAAGCTTGTAGATAAATATACTCTAACAACAGCAAAATATAATTTCAATCAAATCATAGGTGAGAGTGAAACCATCATCCGCATAAAGGAATACTGTAAAAGTATAGCTAATAGTCCTTCAACTGTATTAATACAAGGAGAGAGTGGTACTGGTAAGGAACTATTTGCACAGGCTATTCATAACTATAGCGATCGTAGAAATAAACCCTTTATTGCTATAAATTGTGGAGCTATTCCAAAGGACTTGATAGAAAGTGAATTATTTGGATACGTTGAAGGCGCATTTACAGGTGCGAGGAAGGGTGGATATTTAGGGAAATTTGCTTTAGCAGATAAAGGAACATTGTTCCTAGATGAGATTGGAGAAATGCCCCTTCATATGCAAGTAAACCTTCTGAGAGCATTACAAGAGCATCAAATCATGAGGTTAGGGGATAATAAACCAATCCCCATTGATGTAAGGATTATTGCAGCCACAAATAAAAATTTAAAGGCGGAAGTAAAAAAAGGCTACTTTAGGGAGGACCTTTTCTATAGAATTAATGTGATTCCAGTGGATTTACCGCCACTAAGGGAACGTGATATTGATTTGGAATTATTGATTAATCATTTCTTAAGGAGTAAATCACAATTGTTAGGAAAAAATATCCCTCCATTGCCCTTTAATATAATTCATAGGCTACACAACTACCATTGGCCTGGTAACGTAAGGGAATTAGAAAACGTTATAGAAAATATAGTTAATTTTAATGGAAAGCTGAATTTCAACTTAATCGAAGAAAATGAGAATCATGAAATAAAAAGGATGGGTAGTTCCAATGAATTAAATACCTCTGGTGAAGTATATAGATTACCGGAATGTCCATTGAAACAATTAGAAAAAATGGCCATAGAGCAAACCTTAAGGACTAATAATTATAATTATACAAAAACGGCAAAATTCCTTGGGATAAATAGAACCACACTTTATAATAAAATCAAGGGTCATCAAATTAATATTCAAAGCATAAAATCTGAAGGAAATAATATTTGA
- a CDS encoding PTS lactose/cellobiose transporter subunit IIA codes for MEEQGNLQVVMELIIHGGGAKSNAMEAIQAAKAGDFELAGAKVSEAEASLVKAHNSQTEMLAQEAQGAKVEVSLLMVHGQDHLMTSMAFVDLAKEIIDLYKKIDGK; via the coding sequence TTGGAAGAACAGGGGAATTTACAAGTAGTTATGGAGTTAATTATACATGGAGGAGGTGCTAAAAGTAATGCTATGGAAGCCATTCAAGCTGCAAAGGCTGGAGATTTTGAATTAGCAGGGGCAAAGGTTTCAGAAGCAGAGGCTTCCCTAGTGAAGGCCCATAATTCTCAAACAGAAATGTTAGCTCAGGAGGCCCAAGGGGCTAAAGTTGAAGTTTCATTATTAATGGTACATGGACAAGACCATTTAATGACTTCGATGGCATTTGTAGATTTAGCAAAGGAAATTATTGATCTTTATAAAAAAATTGATGGGAAATAA
- a CDS encoding haloacid dehalogenase-like hydrolase, with translation MVKRLISANASDILNMTGAELKQSIKASEGRTIISENVATRESFVGDITNAEIASAFGADLILLNGVDVLNPNIFGLEATDKFFVDELHRLVGRPIGVNLEPVDLEADMQEDRLDISKGRQANIETIEEIEKLGMDFVCFTGNPGTGVTNSQIEKVIRLAKEKFSGIIIAGKMHGAGVDEPVADIDAIEKFIDAGADIVLVPAVGTVPGFNDSELNNVVKVAHSKGALVLTAIGTSQESSDEDTIKEIAIRNKICGADIQHIGDAGYGGVAPFENIFAMSKAIRGVRHTVSMVARSINR, from the coding sequence ATGGTTAAAAGATTGATTAGTGCAAATGCGTCGGATATATTAAATATGACCGGGGCAGAATTGAAACAAAGTATCAAAGCGAGTGAAGGAAGAACCATTATTTCAGAGAATGTGGCAACAAGAGAATCCTTTGTAGGAGATATTACAAACGCTGAAATTGCCAGTGCCTTTGGGGCAGATTTGATTTTGCTTAATGGTGTAGATGTTTTAAATCCAAATATTTTTGGGCTAGAAGCTACAGATAAATTTTTTGTAGATGAGCTGCATAGGTTAGTGGGACGCCCGATAGGAGTTAACTTAGAGCCCGTTGACTTGGAAGCAGATATGCAAGAAGATAGATTAGATATAAGTAAGGGGCGTCAAGCCAATATTGAAACAATTGAGGAAATTGAAAAACTGGGAATGGATTTTGTTTGCTTTACTGGTAACCCTGGTACAGGGGTGACAAATTCACAAATAGAAAAAGTGATCCGTCTAGCTAAAGAAAAATTTTCAGGAATAATTATAGCTGGTAAAATGCATGGAGCCGGTGTTGATGAACCGGTTGCAGATATAGATGCTATAGAAAAGTTTATTGATGCAGGTGCAGATATTGTTTTGGTACCAGCAGTAGGTACAGTTCCTGGTTTTAATGATTCAGAACTAAACAATGTAGTTAAGGTAGCACATAGTAAAGGGGCCCTTGTATTAACTGCAATTGGTACTAGCCAGGAAAGTTCTGATGAAGACACTATTAAAGAAATCGCTATTCGCAACAAAATTTGTGGAGCAGATATTCAACATATTGGTGATGCGGGTTATGGTGGAGTTGCACCCTTTGAGAATATTTTCGCGATGAGCAAGGCAATCCGTGGCGTTCGCCATACTGTATCAATGGTTGCTCGTTCAATTAATCGCTAA
- a CDS encoding L-2-amino-thiazoline-4-carboxylic acid hydrolase has translation MTDKLMENEKCMKYDTLARIVCLMYQRPIFKYLETVYGKKDTKLIKRKTKRIYREMLERTPGIGGSKENSLTGGLVMGCLMFAIYLATDRKMKEEIFANVAKSAGNAPILKKIFSKKDPFSEKSHRSKTSEAIRSQKSDYSMDWKFTHEAKVDEYFTTYTKCGICELAKKEDCFHLVKYICKIDYITIDLMGGKLERTKTIADGYEICDFHVIRKV, from the coding sequence ATGACAGATAAATTAATGGAAAATGAAAAATGTATGAAGTATGATACACTGGCAAGAATTGTTTGTTTGATGTACCAAAGGCCCATATTTAAATATCTTGAAACGGTATATGGTAAAAAGGATACAAAGTTAATAAAGAGAAAAACAAAAAGAATTTACCGTGAAATGCTAGAAAGAACTCCAGGCATTGGTGGTTCAAAGGAGAATTCTTTGACAGGTGGACTTGTGATGGGGTGCTTGATGTTCGCCATTTATTTGGCAACGGATAGAAAAATGAAGGAAGAAATATTTGCAAATGTTGCCAAGAGCGCTGGGAACGCACCCATATTAAAAAAGATTTTTTCAAAAAAAGATCCTTTTTCTGAAAAATCCCATAGGAGTAAAACATCTGAAGCAATACGTTCTCAAAAATCTGATTATAGTATGGATTGGAAATTCACCCATGAAGCCAAGGTAGATGAATATTTTACTACCTATACAAAATGTGGAATATGCGAGTTAGCAAAAAAAGAAGATTGTTTCCATCTAGTTAAATACATATGCAAAATTGACTATATAACAATTGATTTGATGGGAGGTAAACTTGAAAGAACAAAAACAATTGCAGATGGATATGAGATATGTGATTTTCATGTAATAAGGAAAGTGTAA
- a CDS encoding PTS sugar transporter subunit IIB produces MKKTIMLVCAAGMSTSLMVAKMQKAAENKGVEADIFAVSASEVDNYLDEKKVDVLLLGPQVRFMKKQFEEKVAPLGLVVDVIQMTDYGMMNGEKVLEKAIKLIEEIA; encoded by the coding sequence ATGAAAAAAACAATTATGTTGGTATGTGCCGCTGGAATGAGTACTAGTCTAATGGTGGCTAAAATGCAAAAGGCAGCTGAAAATAAAGGTGTTGAAGCAGATATATTTGCCGTTTCAGCTAGTGAGGTAGATAATTACTTAGATGAGAAAAAAGTTGATGTTTTACTCCTAGGCCCACAAGTACGTTTTATGAAAAAGCAGTTTGAGGAAAAAGTTGCACCATTAGGTTTGGTGGTAGATGTAATACAAATGACTGATTACGGTATGATGAATGGAGAAAAAGTATTGGAGAAAGCTATAAAATTAATAGAGGAAATTGCATAA
- a CDS encoding PTS sugar transporter subunit IIC: protein MEKVNEFLEEKMLPIAAKLGANKVLIAIRDGITLSMPLIIIGSLFLVIASFPIDIWTTWLANIGIDTYLWKGVDSSFGLMGLVASFGVANSLARQHKVDGVSAGIISLSSFVVVTPFISGEAGTGIPVGYMGSKGLFVAMVLGVISTSIFKWFIKRNIQIKLPDSVPPAVSKSFSALIPGAAIITLWLVVFAVFDRINIGNIHDLMMIVLGKPLGLLGNSLFGTIIAILLNSLFWFVGIHGGNVVNSILSPIWLINSDANRLVFQADSTAHLPNIITAQFMDNFVFMGGGGATIGLIIVIVIIARRKRASKISKAMAPLTLTPGLFNINEPAMFGLPIVMNISLLIPFILAPVLNAIISYFAMSTGLVATTTGIAVSWTMPPIISGFLTTGGHISGSILQIVCIIVDVAIYWVFYQSVEKQNLTLEAAEDIETDDSIMG from the coding sequence ATGGAGAAGGTAAATGAATTTCTCGAAGAAAAAATGCTGCCTATTGCGGCAAAGCTAGGTGCAAACAAAGTACTAATAGCAATACGTGATGGTATCACCTTAAGTATGCCATTAATTATTATCGGTTCACTATTTCTTGTGATAGCCAGTTTCCCAATTGATATATGGACAACTTGGTTAGCTAATATAGGAATTGATACTTACTTATGGAAAGGGGTAGATAGTAGTTTTGGTTTAATGGGATTAGTAGCAAGCTTTGGAGTTGCCAACAGTCTAGCCCGTCAGCATAAAGTTGATGGTGTTTCAGCAGGTATTATATCCTTATCTTCTTTTGTAGTCGTTACGCCCTTTATAAGTGGTGAAGCAGGTACAGGAATTCCAGTTGGATATATGGGTAGTAAGGGATTGTTTGTTGCTATGGTTCTCGGCGTTATTTCTACTTCAATTTTTAAATGGTTCATTAAACGTAATATCCAAATTAAGTTACCTGATTCTGTGCCACCTGCGGTTTCTAAAAGTTTTAGTGCTTTAATTCCAGGTGCAGCTATTATAACTTTATGGTTAGTTGTTTTTGCGGTCTTTGATAGAATAAACATTGGTAATATTCATGATTTAATGATGATAGTTTTAGGGAAACCATTGGGCTTACTAGGGAATAGTCTCTTTGGAACAATTATAGCCATTTTATTAAATAGTTTATTCTGGTTTGTTGGTATTCATGGTGGTAACGTTGTAAATAGCATTCTCAGTCCAATATGGTTAATCAATTCTGACGCAAATCGCTTAGTATTCCAGGCAGACAGTACTGCACACCTACCAAATATTATTACAGCACAATTTATGGATAACTTCGTGTTTATGGGTGGTGGTGGAGCTACCATCGGTCTAATAATTGTTATTGTAATTATCGCTAGACGAAAGAGAGCTAGTAAGATTTCTAAAGCCATGGCGCCATTGACTTTAACACCAGGTCTATTTAATATTAATGAACCAGCTATGTTTGGCTTACCAATAGTAATGAATATTTCATTATTAATACCATTTATTTTAGCACCTGTACTAAATGCTATAATATCATACTTTGCTATGTCAACGGGTCTAGTCGCTACAACTACAGGGATTGCAGTTTCTTGGACAATGCCGCCAATTATTAGTGGATTTCTTACAACTGGAGGACACATAAGTGGTTCTATACTACAGATAGTATGTATAATCGTGGATGTAGCAATTTATTGGGTCTTCTATCAATCCGTAGAAAAACAAAACTTAACTTTAGAAGCGGCGGAAGATATTGAAACTGATGATAGTATAATGGGTTAA